From Elephas maximus indicus isolate mEleMax1 chromosome 1, mEleMax1 primary haplotype, whole genome shotgun sequence, a single genomic window includes:
- the LOC126063929 gene encoding olfactory receptor 2W1-like, with the protein MINESYFNGFILLGFTEHPQLEMIISGIVFFFYTIALMGNMAIILLSFLDDHLQTPMYFFLRNLAILDLCYTTNIVPQMLVNTWGKDKRITFGGCAFQLFNAVTLCIVECILLAVMSYDRFSAVCKPLHYTAIMNSQLCQGLVAMAWLVSVISCMILYPYAMSLPRCGNHNLDHFFCEISAMLKVACVDTTAMEVATFLACLVIALVPLLLILVSYGFIAVTVLKIKSATGRQKALGTCSSHLIAVFIFYGTLIYMYIQPGNSPNQDEGKLLSIFYSIVTPSLNPLIYTLRNKEFKGAMKRLIGKEKPSMDTIGP; encoded by the coding sequence atgatcaATGAGAGCTACTTCAATGGATTTATACTCCTTGGATTCACAGAGCACCCTCAACTGGAGATGATCATCTCTGGGATTGTCTTTTTCTTCTACACCATTGCCTTGATGGGAAATATGGCCATCATCCTGCTCTCTTTCCTAGATGACCATCTCcaaactcccatgtacttcttccttagAAATTTGGCCATCTTGGATCTCTGTTACACCACAAATATAGTCCCACAGATGTTGGTCAATACCTGGGGTAAAGACAAGAGAATAACCTTTGGTGGCTGTGCCTTTCAGCTTTTCAATGCTGTCACACTCTGCATAGTTGAATGTATCCTTCTAGCTGTGATGTCTTATGACAGGTTCAGTGCTGTCTGCAAGCCTCTGCACTATACAGCCATAATGAACTCACAACTCTGCCAGGGCCTGGTGGCCATGGCCTGGTTAGTTAGTGTTATTAGTTGCATGATCCTTTACCCCTATGCCATGAGTCTTCCTCGATGTGGAAACCACAACCTAGACCACTTTTTTTGTGAAATATCTGCCATGCTGAAGGTTGCATGTGTGGATACCACAGCCATGGAGGTAGCCACATTTCTTGCATGCCTTGTTATAGCTCTTGTTCCTCTTCTTCTCATTCTGGTCTCATATGGTTTCATTGCTGTAACCGTACTCAAGATCAAATCTGCAACAGGGAGACAAAAAGCATTGGGAACTTGTTCTTCCCATCTCATTGCGGTATTCATCTTCTATGGGACTCTAATCTACATGTACATACAACCAGGAAACAGTCCAAATCAGGATGAGGGTAAACTTCTCAGTATCTTTTATTCCATTGTTACCCCCAGCTTGAATCCATTGATCTACACACTAAGGAATAAAGAGTTCAAGGGGGCCATGAAAAGGCtgattggaaaagaaaagccttcCATGGACACAATAGGaccctga
- the LOC126064016 gene encoding olfactory receptor 2W1-like: MINESYFGGFILLGFSGQPQLEMIISGVVFFFYTIALMGNTAIIFLPLLDERLQTPMYFFLRNLAILDLSYTTNIVPQMLVNIWGKDKKITFGGCAFQLFASVALFTVECMLLAVMSYDRFNAVYKPLHYMTIMNPQLCQGLVAITWGIGITNCMILSPYAMSLPRCGNHHLDHYFCEISAMVKIACVGTIAMEETLFALSFFVFLAPLLLILVSYGFIAIAVLKIKSGTGRQKAFGTCSSHLFVVSIFYGTVIYMYIQPGNSPSQYEGKLLSIFYSIVTPSLNPLIYTLRNKEFKEAMKRLIGKVSVETRGH; encoded by the coding sequence atgatCAATGAAAGTTACTTTGGTGGATTTATACTCCTTGGATTCTCTGGACAGCCTCAGCTGGAGATGATCATCTCTGgggttgtctttttcttctaCACCATTGCCTTGATGGGAAATACAGCCATCATCTTCCTGCCATTATTGGATGAACGTCTCCaaacccccatgtactttttccttagAAATTTGGCCATCTTGGATCTCTCTTACACCACAAATATAGTCCCACAGATGTTGGTCAACATCTGGGGTAAAGACAAGAAAATAACCTTTGGTGGCTGTGCCTTTCAACTTTTCGCTAGTGTGGCACTATTCACAGTTGAATGTATGCTTCTAGCTGTGATGTCTTATGACCGGTTCAATGCTGTCTACAAACCTCTACACTATATGACCATAATGAACCCCCAGCTCTGTCAAGGCCTGGTGGCCATAACTTGGGGAATTGGGATCACTAATTGCATGATTCTTTCCCCCTATGCCATGAGCCTTCCTCGATGTGGAAACCACCACCTGGATCACTATTTTTGTGAGATCTCTGCTATGGTCAAGATTGCATGTGTAGGCACCATAGCCATGGAGGAAACTTTATTTgcattgagtttttttgttttccttgcacCACTTCTTCTCATTCTAGTTTCATATGGCTTCATTGCTATAGCTGTACTCAAAATTAAATCTGGCACAGGAAGGCAAAAAGCTTTTGGGACGTGCTCTTCCCATCTCTTTGTGGTATCCATCTTCTATGGGACTGTTATCTACATGTACATACAACCAGGAAACAGTCCATCTCAGTATGAGGGTAAACTTCTCAGTATCTTTTATTCCATTGTTACTCCCAGTTTAAACCCACTGATCTACACACTAAGGAATAAGGAGTTCAAGGAAGCCATGAAGAGGCTCATTGGAAAAGTTTCTGTAGAAACAAGAGGACACTAA